One stretch of Bacteroidota bacterium DNA includes these proteins:
- a CDS encoding CHRD domain-containing protein yields MKKSLLLFCALFGMMLMSAITNAQSVIPSKWLVPAGKSWLNATSSNTRGMAYNPVTKHVLVASRETGINAVVILNAATGDSIGKLNMTGISGGTFTFVRVGVANDGRIYTSNLQTTVNDSTQRQVKIYTWADESSAPTIAFADSVRGPRMGDALTVVGAGESTYVYLSGNTTPGAVNVFKRSGDTLVLRKTIVPTGWATGVLGIGPETNGFGSFWLNTSGKAAMKFDTSGNVLDTIPTGVAATGFTTATYFEFNSRKFLGMYSGNASATNPSLVRVVDITAGGASSYVVAATTSLGNNPNSNATGDVIYSAADSSLYVFSTNNAVGKFSIPLSAPGVTFNSRVPFIPNAGENDTVYFNLLTMKSIGSAQLKYFGHRTSVSDTAGVDSAFVTLSQSNGRVYRAVVPASVNRNGRRINFRAEVTDGAGVNATIIVPGYYAGVTKLAYKGGPREVDTNGVLLFKGYGIRTQGVVTVEDSIFQVANNEIVAQDSLGGVTIFRTPSGGPLFDVKRGNAYIITGTTDNPIGGGSKFQFNDPGIDFTDLGPAPPIKPRLVTIKELLNNGELFENSLVEIRNVTKTASSPAWPAAGTSVNMIFKDQSGDSTTMRIDSDTNIDGIPEPVYPITIVGPAGQFDNSSPFTSGYQWLPRDTNDIRLFKPRPFIPPFAFAPANITFGALLDTVQAGNGGRKGVGTAAFVLSEDRMELMYQVTVAGLSGTISNAHFHNAAAGVSGGVVKDIKFNGSTAYGFWRATDANQPLSPAMLTELFAGKLYVNVHTTTFGGGEIRGQVYPSNGIAFASVLDSVQAKTSSHANGTAAVFLSPDRSTVKYSVTIEGLEGTLSAAHFHNAAPDSNGGVVKDITIVNGTAMGEWKKTDGTQPLTDQLIAELMRGRLYVNVHSSQNPGGEIRGQVRLVGGYGFAAMLDSALAGTNKPGRGTAVMLFHAGEKEAIHYRITVAGLSGEITGAHIHYGAKGVNGPVLKPLNFFGNTASGIWSTLDSTNKLNDSLVTALVRGRLYVNIHTAAHPGGEIRGQIELVTGFGIAVGLDNLQAKTNSGGKGTGWVVVSPGQDEVKYNFTVNGLTGAVTNSHFHNAQRGINGGVVKNIAFANGNSSGSWKATDATQPLTGALLDSLFNGGLYVNIHTAANPGGEIRGQLEPGQGTLTAVKRVSEVIPAEFSLEQNYPNPFNPSTVIQFALPNDAKVSLKIYDILGREVRTLINSDVVSGTSKVEWNGKNNFGQQVASGMYIYRIEAGSFVSTRKMMLLK; encoded by the coding sequence ATGAAAAAATCCTTATTACTATTTTGCGCGTTGTTTGGAATGATGTTAATGTCCGCAATAACAAACGCTCAAAGTGTAATACCATCAAAATGGCTTGTACCTGCCGGTAAATCGTGGTTGAATGCCACGTCGAGCAACACTCGCGGCATGGCATACAACCCAGTCACTAAACACGTTCTTGTTGCTTCAAGAGAAACCGGGATTAATGCTGTCGTTATTCTTAACGCTGCAACCGGTGATTCTATCGGCAAATTGAATATGACTGGCATCTCTGGCGGAACATTCACGTTTGTGAGAGTCGGTGTGGCAAATGATGGGCGTATCTACACTTCAAATCTTCAAACGACTGTCAATGATTCAACTCAGCGACAAGTAAAAATTTATACATGGGCTGACGAAAGTTCTGCTCCGACAATAGCATTTGCTGATTCAGTGAGAGGACCGAGAATGGGTGATGCGTTGACCGTTGTCGGTGCCGGTGAAAGTACGTATGTCTATCTTTCCGGAAACACCACACCGGGTGCCGTGAATGTATTCAAACGCTCAGGTGATACTTTGGTTCTTCGCAAAACAATTGTTCCCACAGGCTGGGCTACTGGTGTATTGGGAATCGGACCGGAAACTAATGGATTTGGTTCATTCTGGTTAAACACATCAGGAAAAGCTGCAATGAAGTTTGACACAAGCGGTAATGTTCTCGATACCATTCCTACAGGTGTTGCGGCGACCGGTTTCACAACAGCAACATATTTTGAATTCAACTCCAGAAAATTTCTTGGAATGTATTCCGGCAATGCAAGCGCTACAAACCCTTCGCTTGTACGCGTTGTTGATATCACCGCCGGCGGTGCATCATCCTATGTTGTTGCAGCAACAACATCATTAGGGAATAATCCAAATTCAAATGCAACGGGAGATGTTATTTATTCCGCAGCAGATTCTTCACTGTATGTCTTTAGTACAAATAATGCAGTTGGGAAGTTTAGTATTCCGTTGTCCGCTCCCGGTGTCACATTCAATAGTCGTGTTCCCTTTATTCCGAATGCGGGTGAAAATGACACGGTCTATTTCAATTTGTTGACGATGAAATCTATCGGCAGTGCACAATTAAAATATTTCGGACACAGAACATCTGTAAGCGATACTGCCGGTGTTGACTCTGCGTTTGTCACATTGAGTCAGTCTAACGGACGAGTATACCGCGCAGTTGTTCCGGCATCGGTAAACAGAAACGGCAGAAGAATCAATTTCCGTGCTGAGGTAACTGACGGAGCAGGTGTTAATGCTACAATTATTGTTCCTGGATATTATGCAGGAGTAACAAAACTTGCATATAAAGGTGGACCGCGTGAAGTTGATACTAACGGTGTACTTTTATTTAAAGGTTACGGCATTCGAACTCAAGGAGTTGTGACTGTTGAAGATAGTATCTTCCAAGTTGCCAACAACGAAATTGTTGCGCAGGATAGTCTCGGCGGCGTGACAATATTTAGAACACCTTCGGGTGGACCGCTGTTTGATGTGAAACGTGGCAACGCATACATTATCACCGGAACAACAGATAATCCTATAGGTGGTGGAAGCAAATTCCAATTTAATGATCCGGGAATTGATTTCACCGATCTTGGCCCTGCACCTCCCATTAAACCGAGGTTGGTTACTATTAAAGAACTTTTAAATAATGGCGAGTTGTTTGAAAATTCTTTAGTTGAGATCCGTAATGTTACCAAAACGGCAAGCTCTCCTGCATGGCCTGCTGCTGGCACCAGCGTTAATATGATTTTTAAAGATCAAAGCGGTGACTCAACAACCATGCGTATTGACAGTGATACCAATATTGACGGTATTCCTGAACCTGTATATCCAATTACGATTGTTGGACCCGCGGGACAGTTTGACAACTCTTCGCCATTTACTTCTGGCTATCAATGGTTACCACGTGATACAAATGATATTCGTCTGTTCAAACCACGTCCATTTATTCCTCCGTTTGCATTTGCTCCGGCAAATATCACATTCGGTGCACTGCTGGATACAGTACAAGCAGGAAATGGCGGAAGAAAAGGTGTCGGCACGGCAGCATTCGTATTGAGTGAAGATAGAATGGAATTGATGTATCAAGTTACTGTTGCTGGATTAAGCGGAACAATTTCCAATGCACATTTCCATAATGCTGCGGCAGGTGTTAGCGGCGGAGTGGTAAAAGATATTAAATTTAATGGAAGCACTGCCTACGGATTCTGGAGAGCAACGGATGCTAACCAGCCGCTTTCACCGGCAATGCTGACAGAACTTTTTGCTGGAAAATTGTATGTGAATGTCCATACGACAACATTTGGCGGCGGCGAAATCCGAGGTCAGGTGTATCCAAGCAACGGTATTGCGTTTGCATCTGTATTGGATAGTGTACAAGCAAAGACATCCTCACACGCAAATGGAACAGCAGCAGTCTTCCTTTCACCAGATCGTTCCACTGTAAAATACAGCGTCACGATTGAGGGACTTGAAGGAACGCTTTCCGCTGCACATTTCCATAATGCTGCTCCGGATTCGAACGGCGGTGTCGTAAAAGACATTACGATCGTCAACGGTACGGCGATGGGTGAATGGAAGAAAACAGACGGAACACAACCGCTGACGGATCAATTGATTGCAGAATTGATGCGCGGTCGTTTATACGTTAATGTTCATTCCTCACAAAATCCCGGTGGTGAAATTCGCGGACAAGTACGTCTTGTTGGTGGGTATGGTTTTGCCGCTATGTTGGATAGCGCATTAGCGGGAACAAACAAACCCGGTCGTGGAACAGCTGTGATGTTATTCCATGCCGGTGAAAAAGAAGCAATTCACTATCGGATAACAGTTGCGGGTCTTTCCGGTGAGATTACGGGAGCACATATTCACTACGGAGCCAAAGGTGTAAACGGTCCGGTCCTGAAACCGCTCAACTTCTTCGGAAACACAGCATCCGGTATTTGGTCCACGCTGGATTCTACCAATAAACTGAATGATTCGTTAGTAACGGCATTGGTCCGTGGACGCTTATACGTTAATATCCATACTGCAGCTCATCCAGGCGGCGAAATTCGCGGTCAAATTGAGCTTGTCACCGGATTCGGAATTGCGGTCGGTTTGGATAATTTACAGGCAAAAACAAACAGCGGTGGAAAAGGTACAGGCTGGGTAGTTGTCTCTCCCGGTCAGGATGAAGTGAAATATAACTTCACCGTGAATGGTCTTACCGGTGCTGTTACGAATTCGCATTTTCATAACGCACAACGCGGTATCAATGGCGGTGTGGTGAAAAATATTGCGTTTGCCAATGGTAACTCATCCGGATCTTGGAAAGCGACGGATGCAACACAACCGCTTACCGGAGCACTGCTTGATTCGCTCTTTAATGGCGGATTGTATGTGAACATCCATACAGCAGCAAATCCCGGAGGAGAAATTCGAGGACAATTAGAACCGGGACAGGGAACATTGACTGCCGTGAAACGCGTAAGCGAAGTTATTCCGGCAGAATTTTCTTTGGAGCAGAACTATCCGAATCCGTTCAATCCATCAACCGTCATCCAGTTTGCTCTGCCGAACGATGCGAAAGTATCATTGAAGATTTATGATATTCTCGGTCGCGAAGTTCGAACACTCATCAACAGCGATGTTGTGTCCGGAACAAGCAAAGTGGAATGGAATGGAAAAAATAATTTCGGACAGCAAGTTGCATCCGGTATGTATATCTACCGAATTGAAGCAGGATCATTTGTCTCAACAAGAAAAATGATGCTGTTGAAATAG
- the dsbD gene encoding protein-disulfide reductase DsbD, whose translation MEPVRISFSVLPVTVKGGDQFTVILQANIEKPWHINSDKPHDESLIASKVVATGKGIRLTKVHYPKPHDVTFSFSDQPVSVFEGNSQIELLFTVDNAPVVGKQKIEVKLNYQACNDQTCLAPKSASTVLEVDVTASSVTPQNQKTDTAAQTTGSELLQTYGGATEADQKIGNASDDTGLASTLEKSGLAVSLLFIFLGGLALNLTPCVYPLIPITIGYFGGQSEGKTSRLFLLGVLYMLGMALTYSVIGVVTSLSGALFGTLLQNVYVILGIATLFVVLALSQFGVYEFNLPSSWMNAAGGAKGGSFGAFFMGLTMGIVAAPCIGPFVIGLVTFVAAKGDPFQGFLMFFVLALGLGFPYLILALFSGKIKNLPRSGEWMEGVKHLFGFIMLGMALYFIDPILPKEIQLYLLPVFGIIAAIILMFIDKKGNSVKGFRAVKIAVSLLIIVISSYALIPSKKQSPDWQIFTEVKYEESLQNKEMMVIDFYADWCIPCKELDAITFSNPKVIERSQKFKTYKADLTKSGKPEIESLTKRFQIKGVPTVLIIDGDGNEKGRITGFVNAEEFLKKLETAQ comes from the coding sequence GTGGAACCAGTTCGAATTTCGTTCTCTGTTTTACCCGTGACGGTGAAGGGAGGAGATCAATTTACAGTTATACTGCAAGCGAATATCGAAAAACCATGGCATATTAATTCCGACAAGCCGCATGATGAATCATTGATCGCTTCCAAAGTGGTGGCAACTGGGAAAGGAATACGGTTGACCAAAGTACATTATCCAAAACCGCACGATGTTACATTTTCATTTTCCGATCAGCCGGTCTCTGTATTTGAAGGGAATAGCCAAATAGAATTATTGTTTACTGTTGACAATGCTCCGGTTGTTGGTAAACAAAAGATTGAAGTGAAGTTGAATTACCAAGCATGCAACGACCAAACATGTCTTGCCCCAAAGTCGGCGTCTACAGTTCTGGAGGTTGATGTTACAGCATCTTCTGTTACACCACAAAATCAAAAAACAGATACCGCTGCACAAACAACAGGCTCCGAACTCTTGCAAACTTATGGAGGAGCAACAGAAGCTGACCAAAAGATAGGAAATGCATCTGATGATACCGGACTTGCTTCAACGTTGGAAAAGAGTGGTCTAGCCGTATCGTTGTTGTTTATTTTTCTTGGCGGACTTGCATTAAATCTTACGCCATGCGTTTATCCCTTGATTCCCATTACGATTGGGTATTTTGGCGGACAAAGCGAAGGAAAAACGAGTAGACTCTTTTTGTTAGGTGTGCTCTATATGTTGGGAATGGCGTTGACCTATTCAGTGATTGGCGTTGTCACGTCATTAAGTGGTGCCCTCTTCGGGACATTACTTCAGAACGTGTATGTGATTCTTGGAATTGCGACACTTTTTGTTGTGCTTGCACTCAGTCAGTTTGGTGTGTACGAGTTTAATCTTCCCAGTTCATGGATGAACGCTGCCGGCGGAGCAAAAGGGGGTTCATTCGGTGCATTCTTTATGGGGTTGACGATGGGAATTGTCGCCGCTCCCTGCATCGGACCTTTTGTCATCGGTCTGGTAACATTCGTCGCGGCAAAAGGAGATCCATTTCAGGGATTTCTGATGTTCTTCGTGCTGGCGCTCGGACTTGGTTTTCCCTATTTAATCTTAGCATTATTTTCCGGTAAGATAAAAAATCTTCCGCGTTCGGGCGAATGGATGGAAGGAGTGAAGCATCTGTTTGGATTCATCATGTTAGGTATGGCTCTCTATTTTATTGATCCGATTCTTCCAAAAGAAATCCAATTATATTTGCTTCCGGTATTCGGAATCATTGCCGCCATTATCCTCATGTTCATAGATAAGAAGGGGAATAGTGTGAAGGGATTCCGCGCGGTGAAAATTGCCGTATCGCTTTTGATTATTGTGATCTCATCATATGCTTTGATCCCGTCAAAGAAACAATCCCCCGATTGGCAAATCTTCACCGAAGTGAAGTACGAAGAATCATTACAAAACAAAGAAATGATGGTGATAGATTTTTATGCTGATTGGTGTATCCCATGCAAAGAATTGGATGCAATCACCTTTTCAAATCCAAAAGTGATTGAACGGTCGCAGAAATTCAAAACATATAAAGCAGATCTTACGAAGTCCGGAAAACCGGAGATTGAATCGTTAACAAAACGGTTTCAGATAAAAGGGGTACCGACTGTATTGATTATAGATGGTGACGGAAATGAGAAGGGAAGAATCACGGGATTTGTCAATGCTGAAGAGTTTTTAAAGAAATTGGAAACAGCTCAATAA
- a CDS encoding single-stranded DNA-binding protein — protein MSRSLNKVQLIGNLGKDPELKYTPSGVAVATFSIATSESWKDQEGNQQEKTEWHNIVAWRKLAEICGEYLKKGKKVYLEGKLQTRNYEKDGIKRYITEIVADQLIMLDGGGGAGKGNTGSSSVSESTPAHSDAPKDDDLPF, from the coding sequence ATGTCACGTAGTCTAAACAAGGTTCAATTGATCGGTAATTTGGGTAAAGACCCCGAATTGAAATATACGCCTAGCGGCGTTGCGGTCGCCACATTTTCCATTGCCACCAGCGAAAGCTGGAAAGATCAGGAAGGAAACCAACAGGAAAAAACAGAATGGCACAATATTGTTGCTTGGAGAAAACTTGCAGAAATATGCGGTGAGTATCTTAAAAAAGGAAAAAAAGTTTATCTTGAAGGAAAATTACAAACTCGAAACTATGAAAAAGATGGAATCAAACGATATATCACTGAGATTGTTGCTGATCAGTTGATTATGCTGGACGGCGGAGGCGGTGCAGGAAAAGGAAACACCGGTAGCAGTTCAGTTTCCGAATCGACCCCAGCACATTCAGATGCTCCAAAAGATGATGACCTACCGTTTTAG